The proteins below are encoded in one region of Hordeum vulgare subsp. vulgare chromosome 3H, MorexV3_pseudomolecules_assembly, whole genome shotgun sequence:
- the LOC123440386 gene encoding WAT1-related protein At5g07050-like — translation MITTMGGYGDLFEKAKPYIAMICLQFGYAGMNVITKVSLNGGMSHYVLVVYRHVFATVSIAPFALILERKVRPKMTWSSFLQIFVLALLGPVIDQNFYYVGLKYTGPTFACAMSNILPAMTFVMAFIFRMEKVDLRKVRCQAKVAGTVVTVAGAMLMTLYKGPLMRMAWTNHGQANGGEAPAIDPTGREWFLGSLFIIIATLAWASLFILQAHTLKQYSAPLSLTTLICFVGTLQAIVVTFAMEHRPSVWTIGFDMNLLAAAYAGIVTSSIAYYVQGLVIQKTGPVFASAFSPLMMIVVAVMGSFILSEKIYLGGILGSVLIVIGLYSVLWGKHKETQAESAALREALPMAMASSNSKGEGDAVQGHDPECSEKANGAAKPSSNGHGASAV, via the exons ATGATCACCACCATGGGGGGCTACGGCGACTTGTTCGAGAAGGCCAAGCCTTACATCGCCATGATCTGCCTGCAGTTCGGGTACGCCGGCATGAACGTTATCACCAAGGTCTCCCTCAATGGCGGCATGAGCCACTACGTGCTCGTCGTGTACCGCCACGTCTTCGCCACCGTCTCCATCGCGCCATTTGCCCTAATTCTCGAGAG GAAGGTGAGGCCAAAGATGACGTGGTCGTCTTTCCTCCAGATCTTCGTGCTGGCACTGCTCGG GCCTGTGATTGACCAGAACTTCTACTATGTCGGTCTCAAGTACACCGGCCCAACCTTCGCATGCGCCATGAGCAACATCCTTCCTGCCATGACCTTCGTGATGGCCTTCATCTTCAG GATGGAGAAGGTGGACCTGAGAAAGGTGCGGTGCCAGGCGAAGGTGGCCGGGACGGTGGTGACCGTGGCCGGCGCGATGCTGATGACGCTCTACAAGGGCCCGCTGATGCGGATGGCTTGGACGAACCACGGACAGGCCAACGGCGGTGAGGCCCCGGCCATCGATCCCACGGGGAGGGAGTGGTTCCTGGGAtcgctcttcatcatcatcgccacccTCGCCTGGGCCTCTCTCTTCATCCTCCAGGCTCACACCCTGAAGCAGTACTCGGCACCGCTCTCCCTCACCACGCTCATCTGCTTCGTCGGCACCCTCCAGGCCATCGTCGTCACCTTCGCCATGGAGCACCGCCCCTCCGTCTGGACCATCGGCTTCGACATGAACCTCCTCGCCGCCGCATACGCC GGCATCGTGACGTCGAGCATAGCGTACTACGTGCAAGGCCTGGTGATCCAGAAGACCGGGCCGGTGTTCGCGTCGGCGTTCAGCCCGCTGATGATGATCGTGGTGGCCGTGATGGGCTCCTTCATCCTCTCCGAGAAGATATACTTGGGCGGCATCCTCGGctccgtcctcatcgtcatcgggCTCTACTCCGTGCTGTGGGGAAAGCACAAGGAGACCCAGGCGGAGTCCGCGGCTCTGCGGGAGGCGCTGCCCATGGCCATGGCCTCCTCCAACTCCAagggagagggagacgccgtACAGGGGCACGATCCTGAGTGCAGCGAGAAAGCCAACGGAGCAGCGAAGCCATCCTCCAACGGACACGGAGCTAGTGCAGTCTGA
- the LOC123444629 gene encoding cytochrome P450 98A1-like: MDTAALLPVALAFLAIPVTALLLNRLRFGKLPPGPRPWPVLGNLFQIQPVRCRCFADWAGRYGPIMTVWFGSSPTVVVSTPELAQEVLKTHDQHLADRSRNRSSERFSRGGMDLIWADYGPHYIKVRKLCNLELFTPRRLEALRPVREDEVTAMVESVHRAGKGGKPLAVREFLAMVGFNNITRLAFGKRFLTAQGELDEQGREFKEIVNNGIKIGASLSIAEHIRWLRWLTPVDEVAYQAHGDRRDRLTVKIMEEHARAFERSGTSKQHFVDALFTLRDKYDLSDDTVIGLLWDMITAGTDTTVITVEWAVAELVRNPRVQHKVQEELDRVVGRDRVLSETDFPSLPYLQAVVKESLRLHPPTPLMLPHKASAAVKVAGYDIPKGASVTVNVWAIARDPKAWDAPLEFRPERFLHDNIDIKGCDYRVLPFGAGRRVCPGAQLGINLVASMIGHLLHHFTWALPDGARTEDLDMMESPGLITFMRTPLQVVATPRLEKEELYKRVPVDM, from the exons ATGGACACGGCCGCCTTGCTCCCGGTGGCGCTGGCCTTCCTGGCCATCCCCGTCACTGCGCTCCTCCTCAACCGGCTCCGCTTCGGCAAGCTGCCCCCGGGGCCGCGCCCGTGGCCGGTGCTGGGCAACCTCTTCCAAATCCAGCCCGTGCGGTGCCGGTGCTTCGCCGACTGGGCGGGCCGGTACGGGCCCATCATGACGGTGTGGTTCGGCTCGTCGCCAACGGTGGTGGTGTCGACGCCGGAGCTGGCGCAGGAGGTGCTCAAGACCCACGACCAGCATCTGGCCGACCGCTCGCGGAACCGCTCCTCGGAGCGCTTCAGCCGCGGCGGCATGGACCTCATCTGGGCCGACTACGGCCCGCACTACATCAAGGTGCGCAAGCTCTGCAACCTCGAGCTCTTCACGCCGCGCCGGCTCGAGGCGCTCCGCCCCGTCCGCGAGGACGAGGTCACCGCCATGGTCGAGTCCGTGCACAGGGCCGGCAAGGGAGGCAAGCCGCTGGCTGTGCGGGAGTTCCTGGCCATGGTCGGATTCAACAACATCACGCGGCTCGCCTTCGGGAAGCGGTTCCTGACAGCGCAGGGCGAGCTGGACGAGCAAGGACGCGAGTTCAAGGAGATCGTCAATAACGGGATCAAGATCGGCGCGTCGCTGTCCATCGCCGAGCACATCCGGTGGCTCCGGTGGCTCACGCCGGTCGACGAGGTGGCCTATCAAGCCCACGGCGACAGGCGCGACCGGCTCACCGTCAAGATCATGGAGGAGCACGCCAGGGCCTTTGAGCGGAGCGGCACCAGCAAGCAGCATTTCGTCGACGCGCTCTTCACGCTCCGGGACAAGTACGACCTCAGCGACGACACCGTCATTGGCCTCCTCTGG GACATGATCACCGCCGGCACGGACACGACGGTGATAACCGTGGAGTGGGCGGTAGCGGAGCTGGTGAGGAACCCCAGGGTGCAGCACAAGGTGCAGGAGGAGCTGGACCGGGTGGTCGGCCGCGACCGGGTGCTGTCGGAGACGGACTTCCCGAGCCTGCCGTACCTGCAGGCCGTCGTGAAGGAGTCGCTCCGGCTGCACCCGCCGACGCCGCTGATGCTCCCGCACAAGGCCAGCGCCGCCGTGAAGGTCGCCGGCTACGACATCCCCAAGGGAGCCAGCGTCACGGTGAACGTGTGGGCGATCGCGCGCGACCCCAAGGCGTGGGACGCCCCGCTCGAGTTCAGGCCCGAGCGCTTCCTCCACGACAACATCGACATCAAGGGCTGCGACTACCGCGTGCTGCCGTTCGGCGCCGGCCGCCGGGTGTGCCCCGGCGCGCAGCTGGGGATCAACCTCGTGGCGTCCATGATCGGCCACCTCCTGCACCACTTCACCTGGGCGCTGCCGGACGGGGCCCGGACGGAGGACCTCGACATGATGGAGTCCCCCGGGCTAATCACATTCATGCGCACGCCGCTGCAAGTCGTCGCCACGCCGCGCCTCGAAAAGGAGGAGCTCTACAAGCGGGTGCCTGTCGACATGTGA